The genome window GGCACGGGGCACACGTGTCCACACCAATCCGGACATGGTGCGCCTGATCGCCGCCCAGCAGGCGCTCAACTATCCGGTCGGTGATCACTACTCCTACACGAACTCCGGGTTCCTGCTGCTGCACGCCATCGTGGAGCGGGTGAGCGGCCAGACGTTCTCGCAGTTCACGCGCGAGCGCCTCTTCGTGCCGCTGGGCATGACGCACACGCGCTGGCGCGACGATTACACCCGCATCGTGCCGGGGCTCGCGCAGGCCTACCGCCGCCGCACCGATGGCTGGCACCTCGACATGCCCACCGACAATGTCGTTGGCGCCGGTGGGCTCCTCACTACGGTCGGCGACTGGCTCCGCTGGAATGAGGCGCTCACCAACAACACCCTCGGCCCGGACATCGCGAGCGGACTCGCCAATCGCATGACGCTCACCAACGGCCTCCAGATCGAGTACGCCAATGGGCTCATGGTCGGGCGTTATCGCGGCACGACACAGCTGGCGCATTCCGGCTCGACGGCGGGCTACAGCACGTACCTCGCGCGCTATCCGGAGCTGGGCAACCTCTCCATTGCGGTGCTCTGCAACGCCGCCGGCGCCGGCGCCACGGCGTACACGCATGCGCTGGTCGATGCGCTGGCGCCCGAGCTTCCCCCCGCCGCGGCGCCGGATACGGTGCGCGCGGATCAGACCGCGCTCCTGGCCTGGCGCGGCGTGTACGAGTTCGCGAACGACCATCTTGTGATCACGCTCGATACGGCGAAGGGGCTGTTGAGCAGCGATGGCGTGCCGCTGCGCGCGCTGCGCGACGGTGGCTACCTCGCCGGAAGCCAGCGCCTGCGCCTCGCGGTTGACGGGAAGGGCACGCGCACGCTTCGCACCGCGACCGCCGATGGCGACTCGCTGGTGGCAACCTGGCGCGCCGCCAGCGTCTGGGCGCCCGCGACCGCCGAACTCGCCGCGTTCGCCGGCCGGTATCGCAGCGACGAGATCGCGAATACGATCCGCATCAGCGTGCGCGACGGTCGGCTCATCGTAAGCAAACGCGATGGATTGGAAGAACCCCTCACCCCCACCACCCGCGACGCCTTCGAAAGCAGCGCCGGCGCCGTCTGGTTCACCCGCGACCCCAAGGGCCGCGTCACCACACTGCACGTCAGCGAAGGCCGCATGTGGGATCTCCCCTTCCACCGCCTTCCGTAGTCCAGCTTCCGCAGTTCAGCTTCCGCAGTTCAGGCTTCCGTAGTTCCCGCAGTACGTCTCCCCGCCTCCCATTCCCCCCGTGTCCAACCCCGTCGTCCTCATCACCGGCGCCGCCACCGGCATCGGCGCCGCCTGCGCCCGCACCTTCGCGAAGGCCGGCTGGCGTACCGGCATCTGCACCCTCGCGGACACGCGCGCCGAGGCCGACGCGGTCGCCGCCGAGTGCACCGCGCTGGGCGCCGAGGGACACGTGCTGGAATTCAGTGTCACCGACGATGCCGCGTGCCGCCACGCCGCCACCGCGCTCGAGCAGCACTTCGGGCGGATCGATGGCCTCGTGAACTGCGCCGGGGTGACGCGCTTCGTGCCGCACCATGATCTCGAAGGGCTGCCGAGCAGTGAGTTCACGCGCACCAACGACGTGAACGTCATGGGCACCTTTCAGATGATCCGCGCCTGTCGCGGTGCGCTCGAGCGCAGCGGCCGCGGCGCGGTCGTGAACTACTCGAGCATCGCCGGCCTGTCGGGGGTGGGCTCGTCGGCCGCGTATGCCGCCAGCAAGGGGGCGGTGATTTCGCTTACCCTGTCCATGGCGCGCGCCCTGGCGCCGCTCATTCGCGTGAACGCGATCGCACCGGGCTACGTCGCCGGCGGGTTGCCGAGCCGCGTGCTCGATGCCGACGCGCTCGCGGCGGTCGAAGCGAAGTATCTCGAGACGCAGCCGCTCAAGCGCCTGCTCACGCCGGGCGAAATCGCTGAGCTGACCTATTTCCTCATTGCGGGGCCGGCTGGCATCACGGGTGAGATCATCCGGATGGACGCGGGCCTGCACCTGAACGGCTGATGAGCACGCGCATTGGGTTCATCGGGACCGGCCTGATTGGCGCGCCGATGGTGGAGCGCCTGCTCGAGTGTGGCCGCGACGTGGTGATCTGGAACCGCTCCGCCGATAAACTCGCGCCGCTGGTGGCGGCCGGTGCGACCGCCGCCGCGTCGGCCGCGGACGTCGCGCGTCAGTGCACGCTCGTGTGCCTGTGCCTGACCGATACAAAGGCCGTCGAGGATGTCGTCTTTGGGAGCGGAGCCCTGGCCACGGTGATGGGTGCGGATCACCTGGTGATCGACCTGTCGAGCATCGCGCCCGATGCCACGCGGGCCATGGCCGCGCGCCTCGACCAGGCCTGCGGCGCGCACTGGATCGATACGCCCGTCTCCGGTGGCGTCGTGGGCGCACGAGCCGGTCGGCTCATCGTCTTTGCGGGCGGTGACGCCGCCGATGTCGCGCGCGCCAGCGTGGTGTTCGACGCGCTGTCGCAGCGGGTGACGCACATGGGCGGTCACGGTGCCGGTCAGTTCACCAAGAGCTGCAATCAGCAGCTGGTGGCGTGCAATCTGCTGGTGATCGCCGAGATGATCGCCTTCGCGGAGCGCGCCGGTGTGGATGCCACGCAGCTGCCGGCAGCGCTCGCGGGCGGCTGGGCCGACTCGCTGCCCTTTCAGGTCTTTGGCCCGCGCATGGCCGCTGGCGTGGACACGCCGCGCATCGGCGCGGTGGGCACCTTCCGCAAGGACATCGATCAGGTGGTGCGCCTCGCCGCCGACGTGGGTGCGACGGTGCCGGTGACGGCGTTCGCGGCCTCACGCTACGCCGAAGCGGCGGCGCGTGAGGATATCACCGCCGAGGGTGATGCGTCGCGATTGATCCGGCTGGTCACGTAGACACTGCGGTGCGGTACCTTCTCGTTTGCCGGATCGCTGAACGGCGCTGCGGGGATCACGGGGAGGCCTGCGTGGGACGCTGGCAACGTGCCGACACTGAAAGATCGTTGTGACTGCTCTGCGGAGGGGCGGAGCATCGGAGCACTGGAGGTGTTCTCGCTTTCTTCGTTAACCACTCCGATGCCCCGTTGCTCCGCCCCTCGGCAGATCAGGTACAGCTCCTCGTCGGAATGATCAGCACCATCCGAAGTGCCCTTGCTCCCGTTCCCCCGTGATCCCCGCCACGTTCTTCCTCTGACCTCTCCAGTCTGATGCCTCGCGAGTTCCGGTCAGCCAAGATCCACGAAGGGCTCCTGCGCGCCCCGACCTATGCGTTTCTGCAAGCGCTTGGGCAGAGCGACGACGAGATCCGGCGCCCGCATGTGGGCGTGTTTCACACCGGCGGCGAGATGAGCCCGTGCAACCTCGCGTTGCGGGAGCAGGCGCAGCACGCCAAGACGGGGGTGTATGCCCACGGGGGGATGCCCCACGAATGCCCCGTGGTGAGTGTGAGCGATGGGCTCAGCGTGGCGCATCCCGGGATGCGCTACTCGCTGGTGAGCCGTGAGCTCATCGCCGACAGCGTCGAAGCGAGCACCGAAGCGCATCAGTGGGACGGCGTCTTTGCCATCGGCGGCTGCGACAAGAATCTCCCTGGGCTCATGATGGGGATCGTGCGCTGTAACGTGCCGGGCATCTTCGTGTATGGCGGGAGCACGTTGCCGGGCACGTACCAGGGGCGCGACACCCACATCGGCGAAACGTACGAAGCCGTGGGGCGCGTCCTCGCCGGCGAAACCACGATCGACGAAGTCACGGCGCGCGCGCGGAGCTGCATTCCCACCGCCGGCGCGTGCGCGGGGCAGTTCACGGCAAATACCATGGGCATGGTCGGCGAAGCGCTGGGGCTGTCGCCCATCGGCTCGAGTATGATTCCCGCCGTCTACAGCGAGCGCGCGCCGATGTTGCGTCGCGCCGCGGCGGTGCTGATGCAGGCGGTCATGGCCGATGCCCCGCGGCCGCGCGACATCGTCACCCGCGCGGCGCTCGAGAACGCCTGCGCGGTGGTCAGTGCGACCGGCGGCTCCACCAACGCCGCGCTCCACCTCCCGGCGATCGCCCACGAAGCCGGCGTGCCCTTCACGCTCGACGACGTTGCCGCGGTCTTTGCCCGCACGCCGTTGCTCGCCGACCTGCAGCCCGGTGGCCAGTACCTGGCGCGTGACCTGCACCACGCCGGCGGCACCGGCATCGTGCTCAAGGCACTCCTCGACGCCGGGTTTCTGCACGGCGAGGCGCTTACGATCACCGGGCGCACGATGGCGGACGAGCTGGCGCCGGTGGCGGCCCCCGATGGGGCGGTGGTGCGCACCGCCAGCAACGCGCGCAGCCGCGACGGTGGCGTCACCGTCCTCACCGGCAACCTCTGTCCCGCCGGTGCGCTGCTCAAGACCGCCGGACTCGCCACGCTCACACACACCGGGCCCGCGCGCGTCTTCGAGAGCGAGGAGCAGGCGCTTGAAGCGGTCCGCGTGCGGCGCTACGCCCTCGGCGACGTGATCGTGATTCGCAATGAAGGCCCCAAGGGCGGCCCCGGCATGCGCGAAATGCTCGGCATCACCGCGCTCCTCTACGGCCAGGGGGTCGGCCAGCAGGTCGCGCTGCTTACGGACGGCCGCTTCAGCGGCGCCACGCGAGGCCTGTGCATCGGGCACGCGGGCCCGGAGGCGGCCGACCGCGGCCCCATCGCCGCGCTCCGCGACGGGGACACGATCACGATCGACGCCACGCCCGGCGCGCGGCGGATCAGCGTCGCCCTCACCGACGCCGAGCTCACGCGGCGGCTGGCCGCGCTCCCACCCTTTGTGCCCAGCGTGAAAGGCGGGCTGCTGGAGAAGTACGCAAAGCTGGTAGGGCCGGCGAATGAGGGCGCGGTGACGCACAGTGGCACACGCCGATTCCAACCCACAACCCAGAACCAAGAGCCCGAAACCCTAAACTGATCGGTTCTGGGTTTCGGGTTCTTGGTCGTGGATTGTGGGTCTTTGTCTCGGGTTATTGCCGCGGCGCCGCCGGCATCGCCTCCACGCACATCACGTACACATGCCACCGCGCCTCGCCCCGCTGAAGCGGGCGGGCCGCATCCACGGCGTCTTCGGCCTCGGTATTCAGCATCGACGGGCCGTACACGTTGAACAGGCAGTCCACGTTGCCGGTGCGGAAGCGCAACGACGCCTCGCCAGGTGAGTCGCGGGGATCGGGGGTCCGTACCCAGCCCCCCACGGCGCGGATGCGCTCGTAGAACGCCACCGCCTCCGCCTGAGCGCCGCGCGTGGTCCCGCCGGCGGACGTCACGCGGCAGCCGATCAGCTTCTTGCGCGTCCGCCAGTCGTCGAGCGTATCCGCCTCGACCCGCGTCGCCAGCTGTCGATCCCCCGACAGAAACCGTTCCGCCGCGTCACACATGGGGAATCGCCCCGGTTGCCCCAGCAACGCCAGAACTGCCATCAGCATACCCCACACTACGCCAACCCAGCCCCCGCCGTTCACTCCCCCCTCCCTCCTCCCCCCTGACTTCTCGAATACGGTCCCTCCGCCCACCCTCCCCCGTCAGGGTTTCACCGAATAGCCAAGCCGGGTCGAACCGCCGAGCTTTCAGCTCTCCCCTACCCCGCCGCCGTTCTATGACGTACTCGCCGCCACCGACCGCGTACGACCTCGCCTATCAGCACGCCCGCACCGACCCGGAAGGGTTCTGGGCCAGCGCCGCGAGCGCCCTGCACTGGGACCGCCCGTGGGATCGCGTCCTCGACGACACCCACGCCCCCCTCTATCGCTGGTTCAGCGGCGGGCGACTCAACACCTGCTACAACGCGATCGATCGCCATGTCGAGAACGGTCGCGGTGCACAACCCGCGGTGATCTACGACTCCCCCGTCACCAACGGACGGCGCGTCATCACCTACGCCGAGCTGCAGGACGAGGTCGCGCGCTTCGCCGGGGTGCTCACCAACCTCGGCGTCACCAAGGGCGACCGCGTCATCATCTACATGCCGATGACACCGGAAACGCTCATCGGCATGTATGCGTGCGCGCGCATCGGCGCGGTACACTCCGTCGTCTTCGGCGGATTCGCGCCCAATGAGCTCGCGGTGCGCATCGACGATGCGCAGCCCAAGGTGGTCCTCACGGCGAGCTGCGGCATCGAAGTGCAGCGCATCGTGCCGTACAAGCCATTGCTCGATCAGGCGCTGGAACTCGCCTCGCATCGACCGGCGCACTGCGTGGTGCTGCGGCGCCCGATGCAAACCGCCGATCTCACCCCCGGGCGCGATCACGACTGGCGCCAGCTCGTGACGATGGCCGAGCCGGTCCCGTGCGTCAGCGTGGACGCCACCGATCCGCTCTACATCCTCTACACGTCGGGCACGACCGGCGTCCCCAAGGGCGTCGTGCGCGATCACGGAGGGCACGCCGTCGCGCTGCACTGGAGCATGGCGCACATCTACGGCGTGAAGCCGGGCGAAGTGTTCTGGGCCGCCAGTGACTTCGGCTGGGCCGTTGGCCACTCGTACATCGTGTATGCGCCGCTGCTCGCCGGCTGCACCACCATCGTGCACGAAGGCAAACCGGTCGGCACTCCCGATGCCGGCGAATTCTGGCGCGTGATCCAGGAGCATCAGGTGCGGGTGCTCTTCACCGCGCCGACCGCCTTTCGCGCCATCAAACGCGAAGATCCCAAAGGCGAGTTCTTCGCGAAGTACGACACGAGCAGTCTGCGTGCCCTCTTCCTGGCCGGTGAGCGCCTCGATCCCGATACCTACCACTGGGCGCGCGCCCTGCTTGGCAAGCCGGTCATCGACCACTGGTGGCAGACCGAAACCGGATGGCCCATCGCGTCGAACTGCCTCGGGCTCACGCCGTTCCCCGTGAAGCCCGGGTCGCCGACGAAGCCGGTGCCCGGCTACACGGTGGAGATTCTCGACGAGGACGGCCACGCGCTCCCGGCGAACAAGGAGGGCGCCGTGGCGATCCGCCTGCCGCTGCCGCCCGGATCATTGCCGACGCTCTGGCGCAACGATGCCCGTTACATCGAGACGTACCTCACCAAGTACCCCGGCTACTATCTCACCGGCGACGGTGGCTACATCGACGAAGACGGCTACCTGTTCATCATGGGGCGCGTCGATGACATCATCATCGTGGCCGGCCACAACCTCTCCACCGGTTCCATCGAGCAGGCGCTGGCGAGTCACCCCGATGTCGCCGAGTGCGCCGTGATCGGCGTACGGGACGCACTCAAGACCCAGGTCCCACTCGGTCTCGTGGTGCTCAAGCAGGGGGTGGAGCGCGACGCGAGTGAACTGGCCGCCGAACTGGTGCAGAAGGTGCGCAACGAAGTCGGTCCGGTGGCGAACTTCCGCCAGGTGACCACCGTGGCGCGCCTGCCCAAGACGCGCAGCGGCAAGGTGCTCCGCAAGACGATGCGCCTGATCGCCGATGGTGACGCGTGGTCCGTGCCCGCCACCATCGACGATCCGGTCATTCTCGACGAAGTAAAGGTTGCGTTCCAGCGACTGGGCTACGCGCAACGGCCGATTGGCACGATCGGCGGCTAGCCCTTACCGCCGGCGCCCGCCGCCTCGCCCGCCGACGACGATCGGCACACCGACGAACCCGGTGTAATACGGCGCTCTCCACCCGAGGGCGCCGTAGCCGTATCCGAATCCGGGGCCGTACATGCCATAAAACCACTGATCGTAGAAGGGATAGTTGGCGTAGCGGGGCGTCTTGTCCTTGTCGTTCTGCACGACATCGAGCGGCGCCACCACCACCGAGGCGTTGCCCTGGATGTCCTTGCACGACCGCTTTTCCTTCTCGGCGGTCGCGACCAGCTTGCCGTCCAGCCAGAGTTCGACATCGCCCTTCGACCTGGAACTGAACTCCACCTGCTCGTGCGGACCGAGCGGGATTTTGGTGTGCTCGCCGCTTTTCGCCACGGCCACCTCGGCGTCAACGGGCCGAGCGCCGTCGTTGCGGACGATAAAGCGATCTTCGCACAGCTGACCGAAGGTCAGGCGCGAAATATCCGAAACGGCGCTGCGTGTGACATCCGCGATCTGTGCGTGCGCCGTGGGGGCGACGCTGACGGCGGCGAGTGTAGACCAGAGGAGCGCCCGCGACGTGACGGTCGCCGTCGCGCGCGAGAGTGTGTGCGTACAGCGCATGGTTCCTCCTGCGAAAACGCGGCAGGCAAGTCAGTGACCGACGGCGGCGGCGCCTCGTGCGTTCGCGCCGTGCAAGGGTGTGACACCCACGCGCCAAAGCGCCCTACGTCATGCATTTAGGGTGTTTCATACGATCAAGGGACGCTCACGTAACGCCATCGACTTTCCGATACCTCGTAGACATCGGCGCCGGCGAGCGCCGCTCAATTCAATTTCGTGGGTGATCACTCGACGAGGAGTGTATCTATATGGTCCGTTGGTTTCAGGATCTTCGCATTCGCAGCAAGCTGCTGGTTACGGTTGGACTGGTGTTGCTGGGCACCGCAGGACTCGGCATTCTCGCCGAACGCGGATTGAGCGATGTGAATGATCAGTCGGTGGCCATCACCCGCGATTGGCTGACGGGCGTGGAGCGAATCGGTGAGCTCGCGGCCCAGGTGCAGGAAACGCGCGCGATTCAGTACTCGCACATCGCGGCGATCTCCGCCGAAGACATGACCGCGATCGAGGGCGAACTCGCGGAGCAGAGCGGCCACATCAAGAAGGCCGAAGAGGCGTACGACGCGACCATCATTCTGGCGACCGACAGCGCGCTCTTCCGGAACTTCAAGGCGGCGTACAGCGCGTATGACTCGGCTTGGGGTACGGTCCAGTCGCTCTCGCGCGCCGGGAAGAACGCCGAGGCGCGACTCGCCATGCATCAGCAGGTGGAGCCCAAGTTCGAGGCCACCAACACCACGCTGGCCGCCCTCGTCAAGCTGAATCACGACGAAAGCATCAAGGCGACCGAACTCGCTGCGTCGATTTACAGCCGTACGCGCCTGATCATGGTTGGCGTCATCGTGACGCTGCTGATCGTGGGCTTCGGTCTCGCTTGGTGGACCGGCAGCATGGTCGATGCGGCCGTTCAGCCGATCGTGGCGCGTCTCAAGTCGCTGCAGGACCACTGCGTAGCTGGCCTGCGGCGCGGCCTGATCGCGCTCTCGAGCGGTGACACGTCGGTGGTGGTCACGCCGGTCACCACGCCGATCAAGTCCGAACAGCTCGACGAAATCGGTCAGATCAGCCGCACGTTTGACACGGTGCTCGCGGATATTCAGACGGCCGTGCGCCACTTCGGCGAAACGCAGGGCTCCATCGGCCGCGTCATCGCCGAGAATCAGGGGCTCGTGAATGCCGCGCAGCGCGGGCAGCTGGCCGAGCGTGCGCAGGTTGAGGGGCACGAGGGCGCGTTCCGGGCGCTCGTCGCCGGTATGAACGACATGCTCGAAGCGGTGAGCCAGCCGATTGCCGAAGCGCAGCATGTGTTGGCCAAGGTGGCCGACAAGGACCTCACGGCGCGCATCACCGGCCACTACGAAGGCGATTACCTCACGCTCAAGAACTCCGTCAACACGGCCATCCACAACCTCTCGGAAACACTCGAGCAGGTGACGGCGGCCGCGGAACAGGTGGCGGCGGCGAGCTCGCAGATTGCGAGCGCCAGCCAGTCGCTCGCCGGTGGGGCGAGTGAGCAGGCCGCCAGCATCGAAGAGATCGCGTCGAGCTCGACCGAGTTCTCGAGCATGGCCAAGAGCACGGCGGCCAATACGCAGGAGGCGCAGGCGCTTGCCGAACGCGCCCGCCAGAACGCGATCGAGGGGAGCGAGCGAATGCAGAAGCTCACCGCAGCCGTGCAAGAGATTCGCCGCGGCAGCGTGGAGACCGCCAAGATCGTGAAGACGATCGAGGAGATTGCCTTCCAGACGAACCTGCTTGCCCTCAACGCGGCCGTCGAAGCGGCACGCGCCGGCGATGCCGGCCGCGGGTTCGCGGTCGTCGCGGAAGAGGTGCGCGCGCTGGCCATTCGCTCGGCCGAGGCCTCGAAGAACACCGCGAGCCTCATCGAGCAGGCATTGCAGAGCGCCGAGCATGGCGTGTCGCTCAACACGGCGGCCGCCACGAGCTTCGACGCCATCCGTGGCGACGTCGCAAAGGTGGCTGATGTCGTGGCGGAGATCTCGGCGGCCTCGCAGCAGCAGGTCGAAGGCGTGCAGCAGATCAACGGCGCGATCGATC of Gemmatimonadaceae bacterium contains these proteins:
- a CDS encoding serine hydrolase; translated protein: MHLSLRLAPALLLAAAPAAAQAPRADASRPAAPANLIAVADKVFSSWNNTHGPGCAVGIARGGTTLLERGYGMADIAGERPITPATILESGSVAKQFTATSILLLARDGKLSLDDDARKYLPELPAYGRVLTVRHLLTHTSGLREWSNLVDWQGWARGTRVHTNPDMVRLIAAQQALNYPVGDHYSYTNSGFLLLHAIVERVSGQTFSQFTRERLFVPLGMTHTRWRDDYTRIVPGLAQAYRRRTDGWHLDMPTDNVVGAGGLLTTVGDWLRWNEALTNNTLGPDIASGLANRMTLTNGLQIEYANGLMVGRYRGTTQLAHSGSTAGYSTYLARYPELGNLSIAVLCNAAGAGATAYTHALVDALAPELPPAAAPDTVRADQTALLAWRGVYEFANDHLVITLDTAKGLLSSDGVPLRALRDGGYLAGSQRLRLAVDGKGTRTLRTATADGDSLVATWRAASVWAPATAELAAFAGRYRSDEIANTIRISVRDGRLIVSKRDGLEEPLTPTTRDAFESSAGAVWFTRDPKGRVTTLHVSEGRMWDLPFHRLP
- a CDS encoding SDR family oxidoreductase, with translation MSNPVVLITGAATGIGAACARTFAKAGWRTGICTLADTRAEADAVAAECTALGAEGHVLEFSVTDDAACRHAATALEQHFGRIDGLVNCAGVTRFVPHHDLEGLPSSEFTRTNDVNVMGTFQMIRACRGALERSGRGAVVNYSSIAGLSGVGSSAAYAASKGAVISLTLSMARALAPLIRVNAIAPGYVAGGLPSRVLDADALAAVEAKYLETQPLKRLLTPGEIAELTYFLIAGPAGITGEIIRMDAGLHLNG
- a CDS encoding NAD(P)-dependent oxidoreductase, translating into MMSTRIGFIGTGLIGAPMVERLLECGRDVVIWNRSADKLAPLVAAGATAAASAADVARQCTLVCLCLTDTKAVEDVVFGSGALATVMGADHLVIDLSSIAPDATRAMAARLDQACGAHWIDTPVSGGVVGARAGRLIVFAGGDAADVARASVVFDALSQRVTHMGGHGAGQFTKSCNQQLVACNLLVIAEMIAFAERAGVDATQLPAALAGGWADSLPFQVFGPRMAAGVDTPRIGAVGTFRKDIDQVVRLAADVGATVPVTAFAASRYAEAAAREDITAEGDASRLIRLVT
- a CDS encoding dihydroxy-acid dehydratase, producing the protein MPREFRSAKIHEGLLRAPTYAFLQALGQSDDEIRRPHVGVFHTGGEMSPCNLALREQAQHAKTGVYAHGGMPHECPVVSVSDGLSVAHPGMRYSLVSRELIADSVEASTEAHQWDGVFAIGGCDKNLPGLMMGIVRCNVPGIFVYGGSTLPGTYQGRDTHIGETYEAVGRVLAGETTIDEVTARARSCIPTAGACAGQFTANTMGMVGEALGLSPIGSSMIPAVYSERAPMLRRAAAVLMQAVMADAPRPRDIVTRAALENACAVVSATGGSTNAALHLPAIAHEAGVPFTLDDVAAVFARTPLLADLQPGGQYLARDLHHAGGTGIVLKALLDAGFLHGEALTITGRTMADELAPVAAPDGAVVRTASNARSRDGGVTVLTGNLCPAGALLKTAGLATLTHTGPARVFESEEQALEAVRVRRYALGDVIVIRNEGPKGGPGMREMLGITALLYGQGVGQQVALLTDGRFSGATRGLCIGHAGPEAADRGPIAALRDGDTITIDATPGARRISVALTDAELTRRLAALPPFVPSVKGGLLEKYAKLVGPANEGAVTHSGTRRFQPTTQNQEPETLN
- a CDS encoding propionyl-CoA synthetase, with product MTYSPPPTAYDLAYQHARTDPEGFWASAASALHWDRPWDRVLDDTHAPLYRWFSGGRLNTCYNAIDRHVENGRGAQPAVIYDSPVTNGRRVITYAELQDEVARFAGVLTNLGVTKGDRVIIYMPMTPETLIGMYACARIGAVHSVVFGGFAPNELAVRIDDAQPKVVLTASCGIEVQRIVPYKPLLDQALELASHRPAHCVVLRRPMQTADLTPGRDHDWRQLVTMAEPVPCVSVDATDPLYILYTSGTTGVPKGVVRDHGGHAVALHWSMAHIYGVKPGEVFWAASDFGWAVGHSYIVYAPLLAGCTTIVHEGKPVGTPDAGEFWRVIQEHQVRVLFTAPTAFRAIKREDPKGEFFAKYDTSSLRALFLAGERLDPDTYHWARALLGKPVIDHWWQTETGWPIASNCLGLTPFPVKPGSPTKPVPGYTVEILDEDGHALPANKEGAVAIRLPLPPGSLPTLWRNDARYIETYLTKYPGYYLTGDGGYIDEDGYLFIMGRVDDIIIVAGHNLSTGSIEQALASHPDVAECAVIGVRDALKTQVPLGLVVLKQGVERDASELAAELVQKVRNEVGPVANFRQVTTVARLPKTRSGKVLRKTMRLIADGDAWSVPATIDDPVILDEVKVAFQRLGYAQRPIGTIGG
- a CDS encoding MCP four helix bundle domain-containing protein, yielding MVRWFQDLRIRSKLLVTVGLVLLGTAGLGILAERGLSDVNDQSVAITRDWLTGVERIGELAAQVQETRAIQYSHIAAISAEDMTAIEGELAEQSGHIKKAEEAYDATIILATDSALFRNFKAAYSAYDSAWGTVQSLSRAGKNAEARLAMHQQVEPKFEATNTTLAALVKLNHDESIKATELAASIYSRTRLIMVGVIVTLLIVGFGLAWWTGSMVDAAVQPIVARLKSLQDHCVAGLRRGLIALSSGDTSVVVTPVTTPIKSEQLDEIGQISRTFDTVLADIQTAVRHFGETQGSIGRVIAENQGLVNAAQRGQLAERAQVEGHEGAFRALVAGMNDMLEAVSQPIAEAQHVLAKVADKDLTARITGHYEGDYLTLKNSVNTAIHNLSETLEQVTAAAEQVAAASSQIASASQSLAGGASEQAASIEEIASSSTEFSSMAKSTAANTQEAQALAERARQNAIEGSERMQKLTAAVQEIRRGSVETAKIVKTIEEIAFQTNLLALNAAVEAARAGDAGRGFAVVAEEVRALAIRSAEASKNTASLIEQALQSAEHGVSLNTAAATSFDAIRGDVAKVADVVAEISAASQQQVEGVQQINGAIDQLNSATQHVASNAEESASTAEELSSQAAVLNAMVSRFTLEHDAGSVRAAAHAEYDRNHAKQQAAWQRAAAPARGAKAARPTAPMMAPKFASKPVAKSSKAIAQDLIPFDDESMHEDLDTLSVF